A window of Fragaria vesca subsp. vesca linkage group LG7, FraVesHawaii_1.0, whole genome shotgun sequence contains these coding sequences:
- the LOC101313655 gene encoding uncharacterized protein At5g39865-like — MAHSWLASDLDCGFWERNKMKGVKGKLVKRLKSIPKVLQVKPQASSDGYVENMSVVKFYNRTEQDYCVSIDKENIPVASVESTLKQSKATSPDSESEALVLPLSEIDISSFRRPDLDSGTLFDPGLLAAFRQAVIEYMRLSEDPLLGFQEKRPPGSIDSVILYTTSLRGIRKTFDDCNSIRFLLESFRVAYFERDVSMHMEFRQELCSILGCNSVPPKLFIKGRYIGGAEEVLALHEQGKLRPLLAGVPLDLSQGSCQGCAGVRFVVCFKCNGSHKLIADKGESNVCPQCNENGLIICPYCC, encoded by the exons ATGGCCCACAG TTGGCTGGCTTCGGATTTGGATTGTGGGTTTTGGGAGAGAAACAAAATGAAGGGAGTGAAAGGCAAACTTGTGAAGAGGTTGAAATCAATCCCAAAAGTTCTTCAGGTGAAGCCACAAGCATCATCAGATGGGTATGTGGAGAACATGTCTGTTGTCAAATTCTACAATCGAACAGAGCAGGACTACTGTGTGAGCATTGACAAAGAAAACATCCCAGTTGCTTCCGTGGAGTCTACTTTGAAACAGAGTAAAGCTACTTCCCCAGATTCAGAATCAGAAGCATTAGTGTTACCTTTATCGGAGATTGACATCTCGTCTTTCCGGCGACCCGACTTAGATTCCGGTACCCTCTTCGACCCGGGGCTACTGGCCGCCTTTCGGCAAGCGGTGATTGAGTATATGAGATTGAGTGAAGACCCTCTCTTGGGCTTCCAAGAGAAACGTCCACCTGGGAGCATCGACTCAGTAATTCTCTACACCACAAGCCTTCGAGGGATACGCAAAACGTTCGACGATTGCAACAGCATCCGCTTTCTGTTAGAGAGCTTTCGGGTTGCGTATTTCGAGCGTGATGTGTCAATGCACATGGAGTTCAGACAAGAGCTTTGCAGCATTTTGGGTTGCAACTCGGTTCCTCCTAAGCTTTTCATAAAGGGGAGATACATTGGGGGAGCAGAGGAGGTTCTGGCGCTTCATGAGCAAGGAAAGCTGCGGCCGCTTCTTGCAGGAGTGCCGTTGGATCTATCACAAGGATCATGTCAAGGTTGCGCCGGAGTTCGGTTTGTGGTTTGTTTCAAGTGCAATGGAAGTCACAAGCTCATTGCTGACAAGGGAGAGTCTAATGTGTGCCCGCAGTGCAATGAGAATGGGTTGATTATATGCCCCTATTGTTGCTGA